The proteins below come from a single Chitinophaga pinensis DSM 2588 genomic window:
- a CDS encoding DUF1266 domain-containing protein has product MKGMYTKIIAAVGLLALSTAGCDSSNAGKEEKKEQTIAAAETVTIKNDELYPFMLAGVYFVHGYGGPTHTFDGLIKPAVKSEPGTADFSKEMQAAYSRYFIFPFKPGDAAGEKDAKATLAEYWDIHNVAGLEKSLTWLLDEGHQAQYAQYRKVLDENGGASADLNTLDLNKYKLTKEDLAGIQFIKDHYTSFSSAGIKAWDLARYINNICVAYQAGYFNRGEAMAWLMKAPQVAQARYSDWKAYFNDFLLGREFWGGGEADNARFKEEVTGMLEGKYSIYSYMPVK; this is encoded by the coding sequence ATGAAAGGAATGTATACAAAAATCATCGCTGCTGTCGGCCTCCTGGCCCTGAGCACAGCGGGGTGCGACAGCAGTAATGCCGGTAAGGAGGAAAAAAAGGAACAGACAATAGCCGCTGCGGAAACAGTGACCATTAAGAATGATGAACTGTATCCGTTCATGCTGGCAGGTGTTTATTTTGTACATGGTTATGGCGGGCCTACCCATACCTTCGATGGACTGATCAAGCCAGCTGTAAAGAGTGAACCGGGAACAGCGGATTTCTCAAAAGAAATGCAGGCAGCCTACAGCCGTTATTTCATTTTCCCTTTTAAACCGGGAGATGCTGCAGGTGAAAAAGATGCGAAAGCTACACTGGCGGAGTACTGGGATATTCATAATGTAGCCGGACTGGAAAAATCCCTGACCTGGTTACTGGATGAAGGTCATCAGGCACAATATGCCCAATATCGTAAAGTACTGGACGAAAACGGTGGTGCATCTGCCGATCTGAATACGCTCGATCTTAATAAATACAAACTGACAAAGGAAGACCTTGCAGGTATACAGTTTATTAAAGATCATTATACTTCCTTCAGCAGTGCCGGTATCAAGGCGTGGGACCTGGCGCGGTATATTAATAATATATGCGTAGCCTACCAGGCAGGTTATTTTAACAGGGGCGAAGCAATGGCATGGCTGATGAAAGCGCCACAGGTAGCACAGGCCCGTTATAGCGACTGGAAAGCCTATTTTAATGACTTCCTGCTCGGCCGTGAGTTCTGGGGTGGCGGAGAGGCTGATAATGCCAGATTTAAAGAAGAAGTGACAGGTATGCTGGAAGGAAAGTACAGCATCTATAGTTATATGCCGGTGAAATAA